gaatctatttattatttgcctacttttacatatttttatgttaTCTCACCTTGCATTAATAATCAAAATGTCAAGTGACCTGTGCCTCACCTGTAGTTTAGCGGTCTTTTCCTTGTGGTGTAACTGTTACAAATATAGATTGAAGTTTAGTTTAATGAAAGCAATATTGTCCTATTGATTTAGAAAGTCAATCTATGAGTGCTTGTTACACTGTATTTTGATTACTACGctgacttttttgtttgtttgtatgcaaTGAGAATTCCCTTGACTTGGGGAAACAAAACAGAGCTATTTGTGCATAATTCATTCTCTATTGCCTGACACATTATCTTCCAAAACAGGTGAGAAAGAGCTGACACTATGTACTGTACAGTGTCTTATACATCAAATAAAACTTCAGTCACTATTCTATGCCTTGCTTTATCAATACCTCCTTTCGTGACTTGCAATAGCGACTTACCATCTCTATCATGAGTTTCAATATGGAATGTTCTTCATTATAGACCTATGACACACTTGAATTGTCTCACTTGCCCATCCAAAGTAATATGCGCTATCCCATAAAGGGAGATGATGACCAACTCAATGTGGTACCAACTCAATATTGTTGTTGGTTGCAGAACTATGTTATAGAGGAAGACTATTCATGAAGTTTGACCTACTTCAGATTCGTTTTCCACTTacggttattcactaacatgAGAATTTTAAAGCAAATGTCAAATTTCAGGTCAAAATAGCGAAGTGGAAAaatgctatgctttcagtttggctactctgaccttaaatatgaagttcactttagtaaataaccctgaatgaaTATTGTGAACAACATTGAACATAATATATTCAGATCCTGTCTTTAGATATAATGCCTTTTCTAAATTACCACATTTTACAATATATTCCCTTAATGGAGAATTATGGAAAATAGACAAGTAAATTACACAtgttatgctaaaaaaaaaaaaacacctcaaatTGGGTGGGGGAAGGGGAGAAATCCCCAATTGCATGTATTTTTCCAGTCAAGTAAATTAAACCTGggttaaaatttgcaattcccttgtcaacACCATAAAACTCAGTTTAGTAAGTTCTAAAATGCAGCAGAGAATAGATCTGAGGTTCAGTTAGTGATGCAATTATTTAATATCCTTTATCTTTTCATAAGGTCACTGATTACAATTCACATGCATATTTACATCCAGAAGCCTTAGTGTAGGGGTTAGCACCGTTCGGAACTTCAGATGTTCTAGAATACATCTTTAGaatgttcttacagccataaagctggcaaagcatcaggggagatgtagtcaatagcatctgaagtgccaaaggtcgcctacccctgccctagagaaATAAGATAAGGAGCACAATCAATAAGTTCAAGGTACATGGCTTGTAAAATCTGTATAACTTTAAATtagggatttttgtttttttaatacgtATAATCTAAAATACTACATTGGATTTTTCAATATTTCTCTCATAAAAGGGGAATGGGGGCGAGGCCCAGGCAAAAGGTCCATTTACAAAATGTGCtatattttacaaaacaaaaagtcACAGGtcaataaaaacagttttttaaatttttttctttagCTTTGCTTCCTTTTTGCGGGTTATACCACCTCCACTCCGCTCACGTTTTTCCTTTTTGACGCAGAAGTATTTGGTCACGCTTTTACGGCACTGCTCGCATTTCACAGCACAGCACCAGTGGAACTTGCAGTTGCAGCTGGACACCATATCTGCTCTTCTTTTCTCCACTGCCAACCCACAGTCCCCACAAAGACGCCTGCAGCTTCTCTTCTCCCACTTGTTGAGCATCTTTCCTCGCTTGAGACATTCTCTGCCTTTGGTACCAAGTAGACCCAGAGTCTTGTTTTCCAGGCAGTAATCAGGGGAATCTTCTAGGTGTACCAATTCCTTTTTGGAAATAGAGTTGAATATTTCAGCAATGGCTCCTCTGCTGGCTGCGCTGTTTCCCACTCCTTGTAGAAGATCAACTTTTAAGGCTTTGTGATATTTCTCTTTTAAATAATAGCCAACCTCCCTAAACTCTGGCAGTTGCAGCCAGCAGGTCTGCGTGGTGCAGCTTCCCGAGACACCGTGGCATTTGCATGTTTGTTTCATTGTATTTTGCACTGCCTAAAAGAAAATATCAAGCACACTTATTTTTGTGCAAAACAGAGCTATGACATTTATACTAAATTTACAAATGAAGTCAA
The DNA window shown above is from Pelobates fuscus isolate aPelFus1 chromosome 10, aPelFus1.pri, whole genome shotgun sequence and carries:
- the WNT8B gene encoding protein Wnt-8b isoform X3; this encodes MPNFSICNPLECPRVFQFWIMLNIGPHLRILLILPVLQFSQSWSMNNFLMTGPKAYLIYSSSVAAGAQSGIEECKYQFAWDRWNCPERTLQLSSHSGLRSANRETAFVHAISSAGVMYTLTRNCSLGDFDNCGCDDSRNGQLGGQGWLWGGCSDNVGFGEAISKQFVDALETGQDARAAMNLHNNEAGRKAVQNTMKQTCKCHGVSGSCTTQTCWLQLPEFREVGYYLKEKYHKALKVDLLQGVGNSAASRGAIAEIFNSISKKELVHLEDSPDYCLENKTLGLLGTKGRECLKRGKMLNKWEKRSCRRLCGDCGLAVEKRRADMVSSCNCKFHWCCAVKCEQCRKSVTKYFCVKKEKRERSGGGITRKKEAKLKKKI